A genome region from Arachis duranensis cultivar V14167 chromosome 8, aradu.V14167.gnm2.J7QH, whole genome shotgun sequence includes the following:
- the LOC107463040 gene encoding probable E3 ubiquitin-protein ligase RHG1A: MDDYSGKRAIDGVVVPKKGMGHLFRDSANTRDRNGQVCSRLGCSSKVNSPKGSQIGSSEKGKSLRTSFRTTSSGKEAIGSSSRTFTGNNNSGKSLIKPRKTLSSQLEADSSETSSVHDETEVSNLAPPPENFRRVLQAEVENVGSSSVVQMEVGSSSVASSNTGSRRNFHPKPVLRGQETKSSGAATRAGTSRYGLRNLRCNSISDVVPAGFQPPDSANNRRKDTVKKRNCEGESSSTARGKKINGSSLEGRNSGPRNGISISDSRRPRNMPSNNRDRPDSNVMSVRTRRPTNGNARGRLSNQSNANPVASNEPVVMIPTLPHSGDHNAPGVLHLPSPDAPLRCPVSYNRPGSSSDELYGIMPMSPTEYGITHSLINRDNFRRRYNMDGIAEVLLALERIEQDVELTHEQILLLESNLLLTGLNFYDQHRDMRLDIDNMSYEELLALEERMGSVSTALTEEALSECLKRSFFKSLPSDDVTETLNGNKNKDDTKCSICQEEYVVGDEVGNLQCQHMYHVVCIQQWLRLKNWCPICKASVAKPSTPPSPPPSSSSPSSY; the protein is encoded by the exons atggaTGACTATTCTGGAAAAAGAGCAATTGATGGGGTGGTAGTCCCTAAAAAGGGGATGGGCCATTTGTTTAGAGATTCTGCTAATACTAGAGATAGAAATGGTCAAGTGTGCAGCCGTCTTGGTTGCAGTAGTAAAGTCAACTCTCCTAAAGGTTCTCAAATTGGTTCTTCTGAAAAGGGTAAATCTTTGAGAACTTCTTTTCGAACTACATCCAGTGGTAAGGAAGCAATTGGAAGTTCTTCTAGAACTTTCACAGGGAATAATAACTCAGGAAAATCCCTTATAAAACCTCGGAAGACATTATCCTCTCAATTAGAGGCTGATTCTTCAGAAACTAGTAGTGTACATGATGAGACAGAAGTTTCAAATCTCGCCCCTCCACCTGAAAACTTTCGGAGAGTGCTTCAAGCAGAAGTGGAAAATGTAGGATCTAGTAGTGTTGTGCAGATGGAAGTAGGGAGCTCTAGCGTAGCATCATCTAATACAGGATCACGGAGGAATTTCCATCCAAAGCCTGTTTTGCGTGGTCAAGAAACTAAAAGCAGCGGCGCAGCAACACGAGCCGGGACCAGTAGGTACGGATTAAGAAACCTCAGATGCAACTCCATATCTGATGTCGTCCCTGCTGGCTTTCAACCACCAGACTCGGCCAATAATAGAAGAAAGGATACAGTAAAAAAGAGAAACTGTGAAGGGGAAAGTAGTTCAACAGCTAGAGGGAAGAAGATCAATGGTTCTTCATTAGAAGGACGGAATTCTGGTCCTAGAAATGGTATATCTATCTCTGATTCAAGAAGACCCAGAAATATGCCTTCTAATAATAGGGACAGGCCAGACAGCAATGTAATGTCAGTCAGAACACGGAGGCCGACTAATGGTAATGCGAGGGGAAGACTTTCTAACCAAAGTAATGCTAATCCCGTGGCATCGAATGAGCCTGTTGTCATGATACCTACTTTGCCTCATTCGGGTGATCATAATGCTCCTGGTGTATTGCATCTCCCTTCTCCGGATGCTCCTTTAAGATGTCCTGTCTCTTACAATAGACCTGGTAGTAGCAGTGATGAACTGTATGGTATTATGCCTATGTCTCCCACAGAATATGGCATCACTCATTCTCTTATAAATCGGGACAACTTTCGACGACGCTATAACATGGATGGTATTGCAGAG GTATTGTTGGCACTTGAGAGAATTGAGCAAGATGTTGAGCTAACACACGAG CAAATTCTTTTACTTGAGTCGAACTTGCTCCTCACTGGACTAAACTTCTATGATCAACATAGAGACATGCGGTTGGACATTGATAACATGTCATATGAG GAACTATTAGCTTTGGAAGAGAGGATGGGTTCTGTGAGCACAGCTCTAACAGAGGAAGCATTATCAGAGTGCCTAAAGAGAAGTTTCTTCAAATCCTTACCTTCAGATGATGTAACTGAGACTCTCAATGGGAATAAGAATAAGGACGATACCAAATGTAGCATCTGTCAG GAGGAATATGTGGTTGGAGATGAGGTGGGGAATTTGCAATGTCAACATATGTACCATGTGGTTTGCATCCAACAATGGCTGAGGCTCAAGAACTGGTGCCCTATTTGCAAAGCATCAGTGGCAAAGCCATCAACTCCGCCGTCACCGCCGccgtcatcatcatcaccatcatcctATTGA